From a single Chitinophaga sp. Cy-1792 genomic region:
- a CDS encoding M20/M25/M40 family metallo-hydrolase yields MKWILFAVGILFLVPGKAQEKVDSIRLMKDISTLSSDAYQGRRVGTAGSRMAQFYIIKRFQEIGLSGYHSTYEYPFYFDLGGKNIMGTNLYGYIPGTSATADEEAYVISAHYDHLGIAKDKNGQDSIYNGADDNASGVGGLLAIAKYFKTHPPKHTMIFLAADAEEEGLKGAQEFVKRPPVKRILMDFNMDMIAHNDKNELYVCGVKVQPFLKQVVDAAAKKATVNLIQGHDDPDGPAADNWIKQSDQGAFYEQKIPFLYFGVEDHPDYHQVSDEYGRINNSFYYRSVNTILEVIKLIDVSQKD; encoded by the coding sequence ATGAAATGGATCTTATTTGCTGTGGGTATACTGTTTTTAGTGCCTGGAAAGGCGCAGGAAAAAGTAGATTCCATCCGGCTGATGAAGGATATCAGTACGCTTTCCTCTGACGCCTACCAGGGCCGTCGTGTAGGCACTGCCGGTAGCAGGATGGCGCAGTTTTATATCATTAAGCGCTTTCAGGAAATAGGACTTTCAGGATATCATAGTACCTACGAATACCCGTTTTACTTCGACCTTGGTGGAAAGAATATCATGGGTACCAACCTGTATGGGTATATCCCTGGTACATCTGCAACAGCAGACGAAGAAGCATATGTAATCTCCGCACACTATGATCATCTGGGGATCGCAAAAGATAAAAATGGCCAGGACAGCATTTATAACGGTGCAGATGATAATGCCTCCGGTGTGGGCGGATTGCTCGCCATCGCCAAATACTTCAAAACACATCCACCAAAACATACCATGATTTTCCTGGCAGCAGATGCAGAGGAAGAGGGCTTAAAAGGTGCACAGGAATTTGTAAAACGCCCACCAGTAAAGCGTATTCTGATGGATTTTAATATGGATATGATCGCCCATAATGATAAAAATGAACTATACGTATGTGGAGTGAAAGTGCAGCCCTTTCTGAAACAGGTGGTAGATGCAGCTGCTAAGAAAGCCACTGTTAACCTGATACAGGGCCATGACGATCCTGATGGGCCTGCTGCCGATAACTGGATTAAACAAAGCGATCAGGGTGCTTTTTATGAGCAGAAAATTCCGTTTTTATATTTTGGGGTAGAAGATCATCCCGATTATCACCAGGTATCTGACGAATATGGACGGATAAATAACTCCTTCTATTACAGATCAGTAAATACAATCCTGGAGGTAATAAAACTCATAGATGTCTCGCAAAAAGACTAA